The Stutzerimonas stutzeri genome segment CGCGCGTCCGCTGCCGAGCCCTATATCTGCATTCGTCTGGATATCGCCCCTGCGCTGATTGCCGACCTGATCAGCGAAACCGAGCCGCTCATGCCGGACACCGAGGTGAATGGGCGTGGCCTGTATCTGGATCGCATCGACGCGCCCCTGCTCGATGCCACCCTGCGCCTGGTGAGGCTGCTCGGCAATCCGAAGGATATCCCGGTGCTGGCGCCGCTCGCCCTGCGCGAGATTTTCTATCGCCTACTCTGCGGGCCGCAGGGTCGACACCTGCAGGATGTGGCGCTGCAGGGCAGCCAGTCGCACCGCGTCAACCGCGCCATCGAATGGCTCAACCACAACTATGTCGAGCCGCTGCGCATCGATGAACTGGCGCGGCGAGTCAACCTCAGCAGTTCCAGCCTGCACCACCGTTTCAAGGCGCTGACCGCCATGAGCCCGCTGCAATATCAGAAACAGCTCCGCCTGCAGGAGGCGCGTCGCCTGTTGATGGCCGAAGGACTGGAGGTGTCGGCGGTCGGCTACCGGGTCGGCTACGAGAGCCCATCGCAGTTCAGTCGCGAATACAGCCGGCTGTTCGGCGCCTCCCCGCTGAAGGATCGCGCGCGGCTGCGCAGCATCGCCTGATCGCCGCTTGAGGCCGGATGTTCAGGGGTGGGTGGCCGCGCCGCGGCGCCGTCGTTGCGCAACGAACCAGCGCCGTTCACGGCTCGGCGTTCAGCGCGCCGAATCATGCCCGCGGCGGGGCACCAGCTCAAAGGCGATGCACCAGTTCTGCAGCGGGTAGGGCTTGCCCACCAGCACGTCGATGTTGGCTTCGGCCGGCATGCCTTCGTCGGGCAGGTACTCGTACTGAGCGTCCGCCACGGTCGGGTCGCTGTCGTGCAGCTCACCGGCGCCGCCGGCCGCCTGGCTGGCGTAGCGGATGGTCGGCGTGCCCACCAGGTCGCGCGCGGTTACCAGGCGCAGCACGGTATCGGCGGCCGCTTCGATGTTTTCCACCGGGACCTTGCCCTGGTCGTCGGTAATGACGAACCCGTAGTTCTCGATCATCTGCGCCTGGTGCCCGATATAGGGTTCGCTGAAGGCCAGCGGCGGATGTGGTACGTGGAAATCGATAAGGATCTCGCGCCCCTCCTGGGTGGCGCCGAGCGGCGACAGTGGTTGCCAGCCGCGGCGCTGGACGACGACCTGGTGGTAGACCTTGCCGAGCATCTGGCCGAACCAGCGGTAGCCGTTAGCCGTCAGGTGCGTGCCCTGGTCGACGTAGGGATAGACCGGCCCGGCTAGATACCAGTTGGGCTCTTCGCGCGCCAGCTCCCACTGCGCCATGCCGATGTCGAGGCTGCCGTTGACCACCGAGGTCTTGGCGTCGGTCTGGTAGCTGATGAAGGCCGGCATCTGCACCTGGCCGAAGGCGCGCGCGGTGTCGCGGTAGAGGTCGTCGCGCAGTTGCCGCAACGCGGTCTTGTAGCGCTGCTTGTCGTTGATGCCGCCCTGGACCTCGGCATAGTCGTATTCGCCCTGCAGCCAGAAGAACGCGCTCAGGCTGTAGCTTGCGCCGCTTGACTCGGCGACCTGGCGCGCCTGATCGACCGCCTGCAATACGCGTTTGTATTCCTGGGTGCCGCCGACCTTGGACAGCTGCGCGATGGAGCGGCCGGAGGTGGCGGCGTTGCTGGCGACCAGCAGATGCGCGGGGTCGGCGTCGAGCCCCTTGTCCTGCAGGTAGAGGTGCCGCGCCATGTTCAGCGCGCCTACCTCGACCGACTCGCCTTCTTCCTGGTCGTGCGGCTTCAGCGCCGCCACGGCAGCGCTGTCGAGCAGCACCTTCGGATCACGCTTGAGCTGCACCACGGCCCGCAGCGGCTTGAACGCTGCACCGCCCACCGGGACGAAACGGTCGCCGCTGAAGGTGGCCGAACGTGTCGAGTCGCCGAGCATGAGGTTGTCGTAGCCCGGCTTCTTGGACAGCGCCGGCCAGCCCTCGGCGGCTGATGCGAGCGACTGGCCGAAGGTGACGATGTGGTTGTACTGGGCCTCGAGCGGCGGCGGGAGCAACTTCGGCCGCTCGAGCATCTGTTGGCTCCAGCGCTTGTTCTGCGCATCGCGATCGGCCAGGGCCTGTTCGTTCGCCTGGACCAGCAATGGGCTACCGCACAGCAGCAGGCTGGCCAGGACCACGGAGCGGGATACGCGGCGCGACACGTGAGGGAGGTTATGAGGCGAACAGGGCATTGGTCGGGACCTTTCGGTGAGTGCAGACGAACGCTATGCGGCCCGGGGGCGGCGCATGGGTGTCAGGGCTGGCGTTTTCGACGGTCGCTACGTCGCTTAGTTCGGATAGCCCTGCACGCGTGGCGGCGGGGCGGCAGCTGCGAGGCGTTCCCGTGCGGCGACGAGCGCGGCGGCGAGCTCCTCCAGCCGGTACGGCTTGGCCAGAATCTGCACACCTTCGGCTTCGGCGGAATGCTTGACCGCTTCAGCGTAGCCGCTGGTCAACAGTACCGGCACGTTGAAGCGCCGGGCGCGGATTTCCCGTGCCAGCTCCAGCCCGTTCATGCCGCCGGGCATCATCACATCGGAGAACACGATATCGACGCTGCGGCCGTTGGCCAGCGCACCCAGCGCGGCGGCCGCGCTGGCGGCATGGGTAACGTGATAACCGAGGTGCTGGAGCATTTCGCCCACCAGCGCCGCGACTTCGGCGTCGTCATCGACCAGCAGGACATCGCCGGCCGACACCTCGACGGCCTCGTCGATCGGCACCTGGTCCTTGGCTCGGCTCGGCATACGGGTCGCGCGCGGCAGCAGCATCACCACGCTGGTGCCTTTCGCGCAGTCGGTATCGATCCATACCGAACCGCCGGACTGCCGTGCGAACCCGTAGACCTGAGCGAGTCCCAGTCCGGAGCCCTTGCCGATTTCCTTGGTGGTGAAGAAGGGATCGAAGACGCGGTTGCGAACCTCCACCGGAATGCCGGTGCCAGAGTCGATCACCGCGAGCCGGACGAAGTCGCCGCGTCGGCCCAGCACTTCCTCGTTCGGCGCGTTGCAGGCCTGCAGCAGGATCGAGCCGCCGTCGGGCATGGCGTCGCGCGCATTGACCGCCAGATTGAGGATCACCAGTTCCAGCTCGCCCGGGTCGACTTCGACCGGCCAGAGGTCCGCCGCGAATTCCTGCTTCACATGCACGTCGCCTCGCAGGCTGCGATCGAGCAGTTCGCGCATCTGGCCGATGCGCTGGGCCAGGTCCACCGGCTCGGGTGCCAGGGATTGGCGTCGGGAGAAGGCCAGCAGCTGACGGGTCAGCGCCGAGCCTCGTTGAGCGGCCTGGCGCATACCGTCCATCAAGCGCTTGCGGCGCTCCGGATCGGCGCGGCGATCGAGCATGTCGAGCCCGCCGGAGATGACCATCAGCAGGTTGTTGAAGTCGTGGGCAATGCCGCCGGTGAGCTGGCCGATGGCTTCGATCTTCTGCGTCTGGCGCAGGGTTTCCTCGATGTGCGCGCGCTCGTCCATCTGGGTACGCAGTTCCAGGTTGGCCTGCTCCAGGGCGCGGGTGCGTTCGACCACCAGGGCTTCGAGTTCGTGTGACGCCTGTTCGCGGGCCTCGATCAAGGCGCGCACTTCATATTGCCGAAGACGCCCGCGCACGGCGGCCTGCAGGGCACTGGACAGGGTGATGCTCTGCACCGGGCGTTCCAGCAACGAAACGTTGCGCAGGGCGGCGACCATGCGCTGGCGCCACGCGCTGACCGCTGGCTGCTGATGCTTGCTGGTCAGCACCACGAACGGGAAGTCGGACCAGGCCGGTTGCTGGTCGACCCAGGTCGCCAGTGCCTGCAGATCCTGACCGAACAGGGCCTCTTCGGCGATGAACACCGCATCGGCATCCCGTTCGGCCCGTTCCAGGACCTCGGCCAGGCTGTGACCCACTTCGGCCTGCATGCCACTGCGGCGCAGCACATCGGCTGCCGCCGGGCCGTCCCGGCCGATGGGGGCAAAGACGACTACTAGGGGGCTGTCTCGCTTAGGCGTCGTCATGCTCGTCTTTCATGAGAGGCGTCGCATCGCCGGTGTACTGCGGCGTGCCCGAGAATATACCGCTGAAGGCGGTGAGCGGCGGACCCACCTTGATGCCGGAGGCGCCGAGGCGAAACTCCCTGATGGTGTCCTCGTGACGTCCGCTGCGCTTTTTGACCACTGACAGCGCACGCCGCACCACGCCAGCGTGTTCGAAGTAGCGCAGCATGATAACCGCATCACTCAGGTAGCTGATATCGATCGGCGTGTCCATCGGCCCCACCAGACCATGCTGAGCCAGCACCATTACGCTGATCACGCCTTTCTGGCCGAGGTAGCTCAGCAGCTCATGCATCTGCAGGATCAGAAAGCGACCGTCGGGCATGGCGTTCAGGTAGCCGTTGAGGCTGTCGAGAACCACCAGCTGCGCATTTCTCACCTCGACGCTGTGGCGTACGGCGGCGGTGAATTCACCAGGCGACAACTCGGCGGGGTCGACCTGTTGCAGGTGCAGTTGGCCGTTGTCGATCCAGGGTTGCAAATCCAGTCCCAGCGCACGTCCACGCGCCAGCAGGGTGCCGATGCCTTCGTCGAAGATGAAGAAGGCGACCTGTTCGCCGCGCTTGCACGCCGCTTCGGCGTAGGCCAGGGCAAGCGATGATTTACCGACCCCCGCTGCGCCGATCAACAGGGCATTGGTGCCGCGCTCCAGCCCGCCTCCCAGCATCTGGTCCAGTTTGTCGTTGCCACTGGAGGTGAGTTCGCCGACGAACGGGGAATGATGCTCGGCGGCGATCAGGCGCGGGTAGATCGCCAGGCCGCCCTTCTTGATCGTGAAGTCGTGATAGCCGCCGCGGAACTGGATGCCGCGCATCTTGATCACGCGCAGACGCCGGCGCTCGGCGCCGTAATCGATCGCCAGCTGCTCGAGCTTCACCACGCCGTGGGAGATCGAGTGAAGCTGAAGGTCGCCGATTTCGGACGTCTGATCGTCGAGCAGGATGACCGTGCAGCGACGGGTCGTGAAGAAATGCTTGATCGCCAGCACCTGGCGGCGGTAGCGCAGCGGGCTCTGTGCCAGCAGACGCATCTCCGACAGGCTGTCGAAGATCACCCGCGTCGGGTTGGTCTCGCTGACCCGGTCGAAGACCTGCTTGGTCGTCTCGCTCAGCTCCATCTCCGCAGGATGCAGAACGGTCAGTTCCAGCTCGGGGTCGAGGGTGTTCTCGGGCGTCACCAGCTCGAACACATCGATGCCTTCAAGGGTCCAGCCGTGACGCTTGGCGACCAGCTCCAGTTCGAGCTTGGTTTCCGACAGGGTCACGTAGAGCACGCGCTCGCCATGGCGCACGCCCTCGAGGAGAAACTGCAGCGCGATGGTCGTCTTGCCGGAGCCGGGGCTGCCCTCGTAGAGGTACATCCGGTTAGGGTCCAGGCCGCCGCCGAGGATGTCGTCGAGACCTTCGCTGCCGGTCGAAATACGGTGGTGTTCGTCGCCTGGCGCAAGCGCCTGATCAGAGGAATCGGTCATTCCTTACTCCTTACGCTGTCCCCAAGGGGAGATTGCGTGTCCTTGGCCCGGTCGCCGCATGGCGGTCGGGCAAAAAAAGCCCGTTCAATCGCCTCGTCGCGTCGCCGTTGCGAAGCTGGCACGGGTGAGACGATGACCGAGGGGCATCGTCTTGTAGTCGGACTGGCTTTTTGCCGCGCCGTTCCCCTTGAGCGTCGCGATGAACACAATCTCGAAGGCTCTATTCTGGGGCCTGGCCGCGTTGTAGAGCGGCCCGTTTGCCGTTTCGCTTGATTGGCGTTTCGTCCGCAGTTGCAGCACTTCGCACCGGCCCGACTCCATCGCGTGCGCTTTTTCGAATGGGGCCCGGTCAACGGAGCGGGGCCTTGCTCCGCCGTGCTCGTGGCTGCAACAGCTTGCAATCCGCTGGCGCTTGGATCGCTCGGCGGGCTGGCTCATGATCGACGCTCGGCCACAGCGGGGTCCTTCATGTCTCGATTCTCACGACCGTCGGCGTCGGCGCTGGGGCGTTTTCTGCATCTGGGCGGCACGGGGGCGCGCATCGCCGGCAATCTCCTGGTGCAGCGCATTACCCCGGGCGCCTCGCGTGTCGACTGGACGCCTGTTGGCGCGCTGCTCGGCGACACCCTGGGACAGATGAAAGGCCCGGTGCTCAAGCTCGGCCAGCAGGCTTCGCAGTGGCAGGACGTGCTGCCGCCGCCGATCAGCGCCGCGCTGGCCCGTCTGCAGAATCAGGTCCCGTCACTGCCGTTCGCCTCGCTGGAGGCCCACCTGCAGCGGCTCTACGACGGCCAGCTCTATCAGCTGTTCGAGTCGATCGAACACCAGCCTGCAGCGGCGGCCTCGCTGGGCCAGGTCCATCGCGCCCGTGACCGACAGGGGCGGGCGCTGATCATGAAGATTCAGTACCCCGGCATCCGCGCGATCTGCGACGCCGATCTGCGCCAGCTGCGGCGGTTGATGCCGCTTGGGCGCCTGTTCGGCACGCCGGCGGCGCGCCTCGAATCGGTCTACCGCGAGCTGCAACACGCCATCGAACAAGAGCTCGACTACGACGCCGAACGGCGCAGCGCCGAGCGCTTCGGTGCGCATTTCGCCGATTGGCCCGGCGTGGGTATTCCTTTCGTCGCGACGGCGCTGTGCCGTCCGGGCGTGCTGGTGCAGCAGGAACTGGCGGGGCGCTCGATGAACGAGGTCGATCAGGCCAGCGCCGATACCCGCCAACGGCTGGCCGAAACCCTCTGCCAATGGCTCGCCGAACAGGCTTTCGGGATGGGACGGCTGCATGCCGACCCGCACCCGGGCAACCTCGCTTGGCGCGAGACGGGCGAGCTGGTGGTCTACGACTTCGGCAGCGTCGTGCCTCTGCCGACTCCCTTGCTGCGGGCCTACGCGCAACTATTCGATGCGCTGCGTGGCCCTTCCAGCGAGGCGCTGGAGGCGGGCTTCCAGGCGCTGGGCGGGCGCCAGCCCGGCAGCGCGCCGCCGCACGGGTTGTACCGGCGCATCCACCAGCTGCTGCACCCCCTGCTGCAACCCGGTGCGCAATGGGATTTTCGCGGCGCATCGCTGCACCAGCAGCTGGTCGAGCTGTTTCCGCTGGTCATGTCCGCGCTCGGCAGCCTGCAGCCGGCCTCCGGCACGCTGCTGGTCAACCGCACGCTGGAAGGGCATTACTGGAACCTCTACCGGCTCGGTGCCTGCCTGCCCATCGCTGACCTGCTCGCCGGGCATATCGAGCGCTGGCGCGGCGAGACCGGTGACCCTCGAACCTGAACCCTGAAGTCGAACCGCTGGAGACGCGTATAAGGCACGCGCTCGAGCGGGCGGCGGCGGTCTCAGTCGCCGGGTTCGCGTGCGCGCAGCCGTTCATCGAGCTCCGCACCCGACAGCGCATCGCGCAAGCCATCGAAACGACCCTCTTCGATGATTGTGCGCGCCGCGCTCATGAACCCGCCCCAGGCGACGCGGGCCAGGGCACCGCCGACACTGATGCGCCGAACGCCGAGCTCGGCCAGCGCGTCGACCGTCAGTTCGCTGCCCCAACCGATCAGCACGTTCACCGGCTTGGGCGCGAGCGCCCTGACGACTGTCTGGATCTCCTCGCGGGTCTTGAGGCCTGGCGCATACAAGCAGTCGGCGCCTGCCTGCGAATAGGCAAGCAGACGTTCGACGGTATCGTCCAGGTCGTCACGCCCCAAAAAATGGTTTTCCGCGCGCGCTACCAGAAGCGTGTCGCCGCCAAGGGCGTCGATGGCGGCGCGTGCCGCCTGCAAGCGCTCCACAGCGTCGGCCTTGTCGCGCACGGGCTGCCCGGGAATGCCGGTCGAATCCTCCACCGACAGGCCCGCTACACCGGTGTCCACCGCCAGGCTGACACTGTCGTACACCTCTTCCGGGGTGCGTCCGAAACCGCTCTCGAAGTCCGCGTTGATCGGCAGGTCACTGATGGCCGCCATGTAGCGCAGGTGTGCCAGGGTGTCATCGCGTGACAGCTGGCCGTCCGCCAGGCCTTGCGACCAGGCATAGCCCGAGCTGGTGGTCGCGAGGGCCCGGTAGCCGAGTTGCTCCAGCAGGCGGGCCCCCGCGGCATCCCAGGGATTGGGCAGCACAAA includes the following:
- a CDS encoding isocitrate lyase/PEP mutase family protein, with the translated sequence MTRPTVSEKRAIFREMHRAGCFVLPNPWDAAGARLLEQLGYRALATTSSGYAWSQGLADGQLSRDDTLAHLRYMAAISDLPINADFESGFGRTPEEVYDSVSLAVDTGVAGLSVEDSTGIPGQPVRDKADAVERLQAARAAIDALGGDTLLVARAENHFLGRDDLDDTVERLLAYSQAGADCLYAPGLKTREEIQTVVRALAPKPVNVLIGWGSELTVDALAELGVRRISVGGALARVAWGGFMSAARTIIEEGRFDGLRDALSGAELDERLRAREPGD
- a CDS encoding response regulator, which codes for MTTPKRDSPLVVVFAPIGRDGPAAADVLRRSGMQAEVGHSLAEVLERAERDADAVFIAEEALFGQDLQALATWVDQQPAWSDFPFVVLTSKHQQPAVSAWRQRMVAALRNVSLLERPVQSITLSSALQAAVRGRLRQYEVRALIEAREQASHELEALVVERTRALEQANLELRTQMDERAHIEETLRQTQKIEAIGQLTGGIAHDFNNLLMVISGGLDMLDRRADPERRKRLMDGMRQAAQRGSALTRQLLAFSRRQSLAPEPVDLAQRIGQMRELLDRSLRGDVHVKQEFAADLWPVEVDPGELELVILNLAVNARDAMPDGGSILLQACNAPNEEVLGRRGDFVRLAVIDSGTGIPVEVRNRVFDPFFTTKEIGKGSGLGLAQVYGFARQSGGSVWIDTDCAKGTSVVMLLPRATRMPSRAKDQVPIDEAVEVSAGDVLLVDDDAEVAALVGEMLQHLGYHVTHAASAAAALGALANGRSVDIVFSDVMMPGGMNGLELAREIRARRFNVPVLLTSGYAEAVKHSAEAEGVQILAKPYRLEELAAALVAARERLAAAAPPPRVQGYPN
- a CDS encoding sialate O-acetylesterase, whose translation is MPCSPHNLPHVSRRVSRSVVLASLLLCGSPLLVQANEQALADRDAQNKRWSQQMLERPKLLPPPLEAQYNHIVTFGQSLASAAEGWPALSKKPGYDNLMLGDSTRSATFSGDRFVPVGGAAFKPLRAVVQLKRDPKVLLDSAAVAALKPHDQEEGESVEVGALNMARHLYLQDKGLDADPAHLLVASNAATSGRSIAQLSKVGGTQEYKRVLQAVDQARQVAESSGASYSLSAFFWLQGEYDYAEVQGGINDKQRYKTALRQLRDDLYRDTARAFGQVQMPAFISYQTDAKTSVVNGSLDIGMAQWELAREEPNWYLAGPVYPYVDQGTHLTANGYRWFGQMLGKVYHQVVVQRRGWQPLSPLGATQEGREILIDFHVPHPPLAFSEPYIGHQAQMIENYGFVITDDQGKVPVENIEAAADTVLRLVTARDLVGTPTIRYASQAAGGAGELHDSDPTVADAQYEYLPDEGMPAEANIDVLVGKPYPLQNWCIAFELVPRRGHDSAR
- a CDS encoding AraC family transcriptional regulator encodes the protein MNSFITPPPADETRAQRAELARLVASLVSGEGMHPTAIEPLHLVRCDRPGEITHGLHKPALCIIVQGGKEVLLANERYCYDPLHYLVVSVTLPVAGRVVRASAAEPYICIRLDIAPALIADLISETEPLMPDTEVNGRGLYLDRIDAPLLDATLRLVRLLGNPKDIPVLAPLALREIFYRLLCGPQGRHLQDVALQGSQSHRVNRAIEWLNHNYVEPLRIDELARRVNLSSSSLHHRFKALTAMSPLQYQKQLRLQEARRLLMAEGLEVSAVGYRVGYESPSQFSREYSRLFGASPLKDRARLRSIA
- a CDS encoding ATPase domain-containing protein, producing the protein MTDSSDQALAPGDEHHRISTGSEGLDDILGGGLDPNRMYLYEGSPGSGKTTIALQFLLEGVRHGERVLYVTLSETKLELELVAKRHGWTLEGIDVFELVTPENTLDPELELTVLHPAEMELSETTKQVFDRVSETNPTRVIFDSLSEMRLLAQSPLRYRRQVLAIKHFFTTRRCTVILLDDQTSEIGDLQLHSISHGVVKLEQLAIDYGAERRRLRVIKMRGIQFRGGYHDFTIKKGGLAIYPRLIAAEHHSPFVGELTSSGNDKLDQMLGGGLERGTNALLIGAAGVGKSSLALAYAEAACKRGEQVAFFIFDEGIGTLLARGRALGLDLQPWIDNGQLHLQQVDPAELSPGEFTAAVRHSVEVRNAQLVVLDSLNGYLNAMPDGRFLILQMHELLSYLGQKGVISVMVLAQHGLVGPMDTPIDISYLSDAVIMLRYFEHAGVVRRALSVVKKRSGRHEDTIREFRLGASGIKVGPPLTAFSGIFSGTPQYTGDATPLMKDEHDDA
- a CDS encoding ABC1 kinase family protein: MSRFSRPSASALGRFLHLGGTGARIAGNLLVQRITPGASRVDWTPVGALLGDTLGQMKGPVLKLGQQASQWQDVLPPPISAALARLQNQVPSLPFASLEAHLQRLYDGQLYQLFESIEHQPAAAASLGQVHRARDRQGRALIMKIQYPGIRAICDADLRQLRRLMPLGRLFGTPAARLESVYRELQHAIEQELDYDAERRSAERFGAHFADWPGVGIPFVATALCRPGVLVQQELAGRSMNEVDQASADTRQRLAETLCQWLAEQAFGMGRLHADPHPGNLAWRETGELVVYDFGSVVPLPTPLLRAYAQLFDALRGPSSEALEAGFQALGGRQPGSAPPHGLYRRIHQLLHPLLQPGAQWDFRGASLHQQLVELFPLVMSALGSLQPASGTLLVNRTLEGHYWNLYRLGACLPIADLLAGHIERWRGETGDPRT